In a single window of the Niabella ginsenosidivorans genome:
- a CDS encoding helix-turn-helix domain-containing protein — protein sequence MEKTIHQGRNVKRFREMLGIKQEALAADLGDDWNQRKISLLEQKEVIEEPLLLQIADVLKVPVEAIKNFDEEQAVNIIANTFHDSAVANTFTENSQANFHCTFNPIDKWAEEIAENRKLYERLLQAEKEKMELLKKLLEKVK from the coding sequence ATGGAGAAAACAATACATCAGGGCAGAAATGTGAAGCGATTCCGGGAAATGCTGGGTATAAAGCAGGAAGCGTTGGCTGCTGATTTGGGTGATGACTGGAACCAGCGTAAAATATCGCTGCTGGAACAAAAAGAGGTAATAGAAGAACCTTTATTACTGCAAATTGCCGATGTATTAAAAGTGCCCGTGGAGGCGATTAAGAATTTTGATGAAGAACAAGCCGTGAATATTATTGCCAATACATTTCATGATAGTGCAGTAGCTAACACTTTTACCGAAAATTCACAAGCTAATTTTCATTGCACTTTTAATCCCATAGATAAATGGGCCGAAGAAATTGCCGAAAATCGGAAATTGTACGAGCGCTTATTGCAGGCGGAGAAGGAGAAGATGGAGTTGTTAAAGAAACTGCTGGAAAAGGTG